The following proteins come from a genomic window of Bactrocera tryoni isolate S06 chromosome 1, CSIRO_BtryS06_freeze2, whole genome shotgun sequence:
- the LOC120766758 gene encoding jerky protein homolog-like produces the protein MEELGLSREQVYNADESGLFWKLLLQKTYVSSLEKTAPGAKMEKQRITFLCCSNAEGSHQLKLLVIGKARNSRCFKGFDCPVHYRHSKSAWMTAAIFKDWFHRSFIPEVTKFLTKKGLPVKADLLIDHASSHPPENELAILAMFMPPNVTPLIQPMDQNAIRITKLYYRNSLLASVAATGCDLLESIKQISLKDAIITLESAWNKVDEAVLSKCWNNVLSMLENQEDPEDELN, from the exons ATGGAAGAGCTTGGTTTAAGCCGGGAGCAAGTTTACAACGCCGACGAATCCGGTTTATTTTGGAAACTTTTACTACAAAAGACGTATGTATCATCATTAGAAAAAACAGCCCCAGGAGCAAAGATGGAAAAGCAAAGAATAACATTCTTGTGCTGTTCAAATGCGGAAGGATCTCATCAACTCAAGCTCCTTGTGATAGGCAAGGCCAGAAACTCCCGTTGTTTTAAGGGGTTTGACTGCCCTGTTCATTATAGACATTCAAAGTCCGCTTGGATGACTGCCGCTATCTTCAAAGATTGGTTCCATCGTTCATTCATACCTGAG GTAAcgaaatttttgacaaaaaaaggTCTACCAGTTAAGGCTGACCTTTTAATTGATCACGCTTCATCGCATCCACCTGAGAATGAATTAGCAATTTTAGCAATGTTTATGCCACCCAACGTCACCCCCCTTATACAACCCATGGACCAAAATGCAATCAGGATTACAAAACTGTATTACAGAAACAGTCTTTTGGCCTCCGTTGCTGCAACAGGATGTGACTTGCTAGAGTCTATTAAGCAAATTTCACTTAAGGACGCTATTATTACCCTTGAATCTGCATGGAATAAAGTGGATGAGGCTGTGCTATCAAAATGCTGGAACAATGTTTTGAGTATGCTTGAAAATCAAGAAGATCCTGAAGATGAATTGAATTGA